The sequence below is a genomic window from Acetivibrio clariflavus DSM 19732.
GAAGGCTGCAGGAGTTGATGGCAAGGTAAAAGCCGCCGGGGACCTGTTTACTTTGCATCAATGGATAAAGGAAGAACCGGTAGACCTATTGATGGGTACTACTCACGGAAAGTATATTGCAAGAGCAGAGGATATTCCATTTGTTCGCATAGGTTTCCCGATACTTGACAGAAGTGTACATTCATATATGCCTCTGGTGGGTTACAGAGGAGCAATGAGAATAATTGAAATGATAAGCAATACCTTATTAGACAGGCAGGACAGGGATGCTGCCGATGAAGACTTGGAACTTATCATGTAAAATTAATGTTCTGTATAGGTTGTTATAACCAGGTTTTCCCTCCTATCAAATTTTACACTCCGATGACGGCTGTAAAGGAAAAATTCTTTATCCTATTCTTAAGGGAATGAATAAATCGCTTAAAGCTGTTTACATTGAATACGCCCCCATTATGTGGCCAAGGCTGTTTCAAAAAACCCCAATACAATTGAACAGGAACCGATTGATAGCTTAAAGCTGTTTTAAGCGATTTATGAAATAAAGAATTTTTCTGATAGGAGGATTTATATAAATCTCTTTTGGTTTTCCTTAGGCTTTGGTGCCTAAGGAAGACCGTAAAGAGGGAAAGGAATGATGGATATGTCAAGCACAGTCAAATATGAAGTTCTCGAGGAAAGAAAAGATTTTATATGTCTTAAGTCAAAAGGTGATAACAATCTTCAATGCGAAAAGCATAGCATTGCCGGCAGTATCAGTCAGAGAGCATGTGTCTACTGTGGTGCAAGGGTGGTTTTAAATCCGATTACCGACGCTTGGCATATAGTGCACGGTCCGATAGGCTGCGCCAGTTATACATGGGATATAAGAGGAAGTTTATCCAGTGGTCCTGAGATTTATCGCAACAGTTTTTCGACCGACCTGAGAGAAAAGGATGTGGTTTTCGGAGGAGAAAAAAAACTTACAGCTGCAATTGATGAAATATGCGAAAAGTATTCGCCGAAATTGATTTTCGTTTATGCCACTTGCATAGTCGGAGTTATTGGCGATGATATAGATGCAGTGTGCAAAAGAGCTGAGGAGGAATATAAGATTCGTGTTATTCCGGTAAAGTCAAGCGGTTTTTCAGGGAACAAATCAATGGGATATAAAGCTGCATGCAAAGCATTGCTTAAATTGATGGAAGAAAATAAAGGAGATAAAAAAATCAAAGGAATAAATATCCTGGGGGACTTTAACCTGGCCGGTGAAATGTGGATTATATCGCAGTACTTTAAGGAAATCGGCATAAATGTGGTTTCAAAACTTACCGGAGATAGCAGATATGAGGAAATAATCCAGGCACCATATGCCTCCCTCAATATTGTTCAATGTGCAGGTTCCATGACCTACCTTGCAAAGGAGATGGAAAAGAAATTTGGGATTCCTTTTATAAAAGTTAGTTTTTTCGGAATCGAAGATACCGTATCATCCATTATGAATGTGGCCTATGCCATGGGAGATAAGCAGTCGGTGAAGAAGGCAAAGGAATTGATTGAAGGAGAACTTATAAGAATTGAACCTAAATTGGATTTCTATAGGAGAAGGCTTAAAGGCAAAAGAGCTGCAATTTATGTTGGAGGAGGATTTAAGGCTATTTCTCTTATAAGACAGTTTAATGATCTTGGAATGAAAACTGTGATGGTGGGAACCCAGACAGGGAAAAAAGAAGAATATGAGGTGCTGAAAAATATTGTTGACGAAGGAACGGTTATTCTGGATGATACAAATCCGGTGGAACTTGAGAAATTTATGACGGAAAAAGGTGCGGATATCCTGGTGGGAGGTGTAAAGGAAAGACCTCTGGCATACAAACTGGGCATTGCATTCTGCGATCACAATCATGAGAGAAAACATCCGTTATGCGGTTTTGAAGGAGCAGTAAACTTTGCAAAGGAGATTGACAGCACTATTAACAGTCCTGTATGGAACGTAATACGTCAGGGGGGATATGCGTGAAAAACAGAAATTTTGTGAATTTAAATATAAATCCATGTAAAATGTGTATGCCCATGGGTGCAGCACTGGCTTTAAAAGGTATTGAAAACAGCATGCTGATGCTGCACGGTTCCCAGGGATGCAGTACGTATATAAGACGCCATATGGCGGGACACTACAATGAACCTATTGACATAGCATCTTCTTCACTGAATGAAGAGGGGACTGTATACGGCGGTTCTGCAAATTTGAAAAAAGGTCTCATGAATGTAATTAAATTATATAATCCGGATATTATTGGAGTTGCCACCACATGTCTTGCCGAAACCATTGGCGAGGATATAAGGAGAATAATACAGGAATTTTATGACGAAAACCTTGAAGAAGGACTAAGTATTAACAGAGTTAAGATTCTTCCCATATGTACCCCGGGATATGGAGGTACCCATTTTGAAGGTTATTATGCGGCACTTACAAGTCTTGTAAAAGAACTTGCGAAAAAGTGTGAATCCACCGGTAAAGTCAACATTATAATGGGCAGCATGAATCCGGGAGATGTAAGAAATATAAAGAGGATACTGGAAAGTTTTAATATTGACTATACCATGTTCCCGGATGTTTCGGATACCCTTGATGCTCCCTATAGAAGAGAATATAAGCGAATTCCCGACGGAGGCACGAAATTGGAGGACATTGAAAAAATGGCAGGAGCTAAGGCCACCGTTGAGATAGGATTGACCGTACCGGATAAACTGTCACCCGGCCTGTATCTTGAAAAGGAGTTTGGCGTACCTCTCTATCGGTGCGCAATGCCGGTTGGAATTCATGCTACCGATGCCTTTATTGATATATTAAGAAAAATATCGGGAAAGGAAATGCCGAAAGAACTTCTGAACGACAGGGGAAGACTGATTGACGCAATGATTGATTCCCACAAATTTAACGGTGAGGGAAGGGCTGTAATTTTCGGAGAACCGGAGCTGTGTTATGCTGTTAGCATGTTGTGTATGGAAAACGGTGTAAAGCCGGTATTGATTGCTACCGGAGCCGAAAGCCAAAGCTTAAAAAGTCTTCTGGAGAACAATTTTACCGATGAAGAGGTTACAGTATTGGATGACACGGATTTTGACACAATCAGGGATTATGCAGTAAAACTTGAAGCAAATATACTTATAGGAAATTCCGACGGCAAGGTAATTACTGAAAAAGAGGGAATTCCTCTTGTAAGGGTTGGTTTCCCGGTTCACGACAGAGTGGGGGGACAGAGAAAAGTTATAACCGGATACAATGGTACACTTAACCTCCTCGATGAAATTACAAATACCCTTTTGGAAAAGAAATATTCCGGTTATAGAGAAAGGACGTATAACCTTTATTTCAAAGAATACAAAGAGAGCGGCATAAATACCGATAAGGACAAAACAAGGCAGGTTACTACCATAAAATCCGATGTGGACAGGAAAATATATAATTTGGAAAAGACCGAAAAACATCCGTGTTTTACAGCAGGTAACTGTAAAATTGCCAGAAT
It includes:
- the nifB gene encoding nitrogenase cofactor biosynthesis protein NifB; this encodes MKNRNFVNLNINPCKMCMPMGAALALKGIENSMLMLHGSQGCSTYIRRHMAGHYNEPIDIASSSLNEEGTVYGGSANLKKGLMNVIKLYNPDIIGVATTCLAETIGEDIRRIIQEFYDENLEEGLSINRVKILPICTPGYGGTHFEGYYAALTSLVKELAKKCESTGKVNIIMGSMNPGDVRNIKRILESFNIDYTMFPDVSDTLDAPYRREYKRIPDGGTKLEDIEKMAGAKATVEIGLTVPDKLSPGLYLEKEFGVPLYRCAMPVGIHATDAFIDILRKISGKEMPKELLNDRGRLIDAMIDSHKFNGEGRAVIFGEPELCYAVSMLCMENGVKPVLIATGAESQSLKSLLENNFTDEEVTVLDDTDFDTIRDYAVKLEANILIGNSDGKVITEKEGIPLVRVGFPVHDRVGGQRKVITGYNGTLNLLDEITNTLLEKKYSGYRERTYNLYFKEYKESGINTDKDKTRQVTTIKSDVDRKIYNLEKTEKHPCFTAGNCKIARMHIPVAPKCNIQCNYCNRKYDCQNESRPGVTSEVLSPQEALNKFLKVKEKLQNLKVVGIAGPGDALANFENTKKTIELIKEADPEIVVCLSTNGLMLPFYADDLIEAGVSHVTVTINAIDPEIGAKIYKYVNFRGKRLTGREGAEVIIKNQLSGLKYLSERGVVCKVNIVLIKGINDGHVEEVVRKVKECGAYITNIMPLIPAKGTAFEKMPLVSNKELNEVRKRCEVYIKQMYHCRQCRADAIGTLERDVSPEFGAINCSKVNDTDLEKQKFKYYTFAVATGSGIYIDKHFGHVEEFYIFNYWLGNVSFLEKRTVNKYCNGFDDCDNEESKIDRIINALSDCDGVLTLRIGYNLQKKLEEVGIRVFQTCGTIEEGIRFAVSELNSQKEETKGERV
- the nifE gene encoding nitrogenase iron-molybdenum cofactor biosynthesis protein NifE, which gives rise to MDMSSTVKYEVLEERKDFICLKSKGDNNLQCEKHSIAGSISQRACVYCGARVVLNPITDAWHIVHGPIGCASYTWDIRGSLSSGPEIYRNSFSTDLREKDVVFGGEKKLTAAIDEICEKYSPKLIFVYATCIVGVIGDDIDAVCKRAEEEYKIRVIPVKSSGFSGNKSMGYKAACKALLKLMEENKGDKKIKGINILGDFNLAGEMWIISQYFKEIGINVVSKLTGDSRYEEIIQAPYASLNIVQCAGSMTYLAKEMEKKFGIPFIKVSFFGIEDTVSSIMNVAYAMGDKQSVKKAKELIEGELIRIEPKLDFYRRRLKGKRAAIYVGGGFKAISLIRQFNDLGMKTVMVGTQTGKKEEYEVLKNIVDEGTVILDDTNPVELEKFMTEKGADILVGGVKERPLAYKLGIAFCDHNHERKHPLCGFEGAVNFAKEIDSTINSPVWNVIRQGGYA